A genome region from Nycticebus coucang isolate mNycCou1 chromosome 4, mNycCou1.pri, whole genome shotgun sequence includes the following:
- the LOC128584388 gene encoding leukocyte surface antigen CD53-like, translating into MGMSSLKLMKYVLFFFNLLFWFCGCCILGFGIYFLLVHNFGVLFHNLPSLTLSNVFVIVGSIIMVVAFLGCMGSIKENKCLLMSFFILLLIILLAEVTLAILLFVYEQKLNKYVAEDLTKSIHGYYSHNSTNVMWNSVQSFLQCCGINGTSDWSRGPPPSCPRDPEVTGCYKKARLWFHSNFLYIGIITICVCVIQVLGMSFALTLNCQIDKTSQVLGLRPETALCWRDLFHLWKSKAIYSMKS; encoded by the coding sequence ATGGGCATGAGTAGCTTGAAACTGATGAAGTATGTCCTGTTTTTCTTCAACTTGCTCTTTTGGTTCTGTGGCTGCTGCATTTTGGGCTTTGGGATCTACTTCCTCCTGGTCCACAATTTTGGAGTGCTCTTCCATAACTTACCCTCCCTCACTCTCAGCAATGTGTTCGTCATCGTGGGCTCCATTATCATGGTGGTTGCCTTCCTGGGCTGCATGGGCTCTATCAAGGAAAACAAGTGTCTGCTTATGTCGTTCTTCATCTTGCTGCTGATTATCCTTCTTGCTGAGGTGACCTTGGCCATCCTGCTCTTTGTGTATGAACAGAAGCTGAATAAGTACGTGGCTGAGGACCTGACAAAGAGCATTCACGGTTACTACTCACACAACAGCACCAACGTGATGTGGAACTCCGTCCAGTCATTTCTACAGTGTTGTGGCATAAATGGCACGAGTGATTGGTCCAGAGGCCCACCACCATCTTGTCCCCGAGATCCAGAAGTGACGGGTTGCTATAAAAAAGCAAGACTGTGGTTTCATTCCAATTTCCTGTATATTGGAATCATCACCATCTGTGTTTGTGTGATCCAGGTATTGGGGATGTCCTTTGCACTGACCCTGAACTGCCAGATTGATAAAACCAGCCAGGTCTTAGGGCTGCGACCTGAAACTGCTCTGTGCTGGAGAGACTTGTTTCATCTCTGGAAATCCAAAGCCATTTATAGCATGAAGTCCTAA